A section of the Phaseolus vulgaris cultivar G19833 chromosome 8, P. vulgaris v2.0, whole genome shotgun sequence genome encodes:
- the LOC137824400 gene encoding uncharacterized protein isoform X2, which yields MLPTTFGNPLWFSDDELKELRGTTLYRATELQKKSLLSLYETKVKDTVKKLLTLDGNSEIEVCFEDFLWANSVFWTRALNIPMPRSYVFPEMQDDHDSCIPEADEKSSQVKKSNNLTKEVTSTSYTMTGETVWVEGLVPGIDFCNHDLKPIATWEVDGTGLATGIPFSMYLTLAAQSPLRNDQEISISYGNKGNEELLYLYGFVIDDNTDDYVMVHYPAEAMNTISFSESKGQLLEVQKAEMRCLLPKTFLDNGFFPLGTQTSGEDNKEKADQVCNYSWSGQRKTPSYANKLVFPEKFMTTLRTIAMQEEELYKVSSMLEELAGSERERELSDTDVQSAVWEVCGDSGALQLLVDLLRVKMMDLEENSGTDENDLDLLRKALIIDSQEDSKQCTGNLSIKTNDSEEPKLMTTNKWSAIVYRRGQKQLTRLFLKEAEHALQLSQNEEEKLQLWHH from the exons AAGAAAAGCCTGCTTTCTCTGTATGAAACTAAAGTGAAGGATACAGTGAAGAAACTTTTGACTCTTGATGGAAATTCAGAGAT TGAGGTGTGCTTTGAAGATTTCCTTTG GGCGAATTCAGTATTTTGGACCCGTGCTTTGAACATTCCAATGCCTCGATCCTATGTATTTCCAGAAATGCAAGATGATCATGACAGTTGCATTCCTGAAGCTGATGAAAAAA GTAGCCAGGTTAAAAAATCTAACAATTTGACCAAGGAAGTGACATCTACCAGTTACACAATGACAGGAGAAACAGTTTGGGTTGAGGGTCTTGTCCCTGGCATTGACTTTTGTAACCATG ATCTGAAGCCAATAGCAACATGGGAAGTTGATGGAACTGGTTTAGCAACAGGAATTCCTTTCTCCATGTATCTTACTTTAG CTGCTCAAAGTCCCTTACGGAATGACCAAGAAATTTCCATTAGTTATGGAAACAAGGGAAATGAG GAACTTCTGTATCTGTATGGTTTTGTCATTGATGACAACACAGATGACTATGTCATG GTCCACTATCCAGCAGAAGCAATGAATACTATTTCCTTTTCAGAGTCCAAAGGGCAGCTTCTTGAAGTGCAG AAGGCTGAAATGAGATGTCTTTTACCCAAAACCTTTCTAGATAATGGGTTTTTTCCACTCGGAACTCAAACCAGTGGAGAAGATAACAAGGAAAAAGCTGACCAAGTTTGCAACTATAGTTGGAGTGGTCAGCGCAAGACGCCATCTTATGCAAACAAGCTGGTGTTTCCTGAGAAATTTATGACTACTTTGAGGACCATAGCCATGCAAGAAGAAGAGCTTTACAAGGTTTCATCAATGCTGGAAGAG CTTGCTGGATCTGAAAGGGAGAGAGAACTATCAGATACAGATGTCCAATCAGCAGTGTGGGAGGTCTGTGGTGATTCTGGAGCTTTAcaattgcttgttgatcttcTTCGTGTGAA GATGATGGATCTTGAAGAGAATTCTGGAACAGATGAAAATGACCTTGATTTACTCAGGAAAGCCCTTATTATTGATAGCCAGGAAGACAGCAAACAATGCACCGGCAATTTAAG CATAAAGACAAATGACTCTGAGGAACCAAAGTTGATGACTACAAACAAGTGGTCTGCTATAGTATATCGGCGTGGACAGAAGCAGCTAACAAGGTTATTCTTGAAAGAAGCAGAACATGCTTTGCAGTTATCACAGAATGAAGAAGAG AAGCTGCAGCTATGGCACCACTGA
- the LOC137824401 gene encoding uncharacterized protein: MGERGGSSDGTTTRLLQTAAEDGGDSERKSSERPREPWKGKYVKSIVFAGLDAIITCFSLISSINASTRSSGHVLVLGFSNLVADAISMGFGDSVSASSEQEVIIEERKVTEWDVNNQRKKEQSELVNHYQALGMDCNDATMVVNIFTKYNDILVDQRMVADKGVLPADQEVKHWKNGLVTFASFMLFGSAPLLSFIILIPFTDNDSIKFLSACLVSALALALLGVAKARIAGQNIIFSAAVTLFSGAIAAASAYLVGWLLKHLAGLES, from the exons ATGGGTGAGAGAGGTGGCAGCAGTGATGGCACCACCACAAGGCTCCTCCAGACAGCGGCGGAGGACGGTGGTGACTCGGAAAGGAAGAGTAGTGAGAGACCAAGAGAGCCCTGGAAGGGAAAATATGTAAAGAGTATAGTTTTTGCAGGGCTTGATGCCATTATCACTTGCTTTTCTCTCATTTCTTCCATCAATGCTAGCACTAGATCCTCTG GGCATGTGCTGGTTCTTGGATTCTCAAACCTGGTGGCAGATGCAATATCAATGGGATTTGGGGACTCTGTGTCTGCTAGCTCTGAGCAGGAAGTGATCATTGAGGAAAGGAAAGTGACAGAATGGGATGTCAACAACCAAAGGAAAAAGGAGCAATCAGAGTTAGTGAATCACTATCAAGCTCTAGGGATGGACTGCAATGATGCAACCATG GTTGTGAACATATTCACAAAGTACAATGACATCCTGGTAGACCAGAGAATGGTGGCAGACAAGGGAGTGCTGCCAGCAGACCAAGAAGTGAAGCACTGGAAGAATGGCCTTGTGACCTTTGCATCCTTCATGCTCTTTGGCTCAGCTCCTTTGCTCTCCTTCATCATCCTCATACCATTCACTGACAATGACTCTATCAAGTTTCTTAGTGCATGCCTTGTTTCTGCACTTGCCCTTGCTCTTCTTGGGGTGGCAAAGGCAAGGATTGCTGGCCAAAACATCATCTTCTCTGCTGCTGTCACACTTTTCAGTGGTGCCATAGCTGCAGCTTCTGCTTATTTAGTAGGCTGGTTACTTAAGCATTTGGCAGGATTAGAGAGTTGA
- the LOC137824213 gene encoding UDP-galactose/UDP-glucose transporter 2-like, with amino-acid sequence MKNEEQARSLFGISLSDRPRWQQFLICSSGFFFGYLVNGICEEYVYNRLQFSYGWYFTFVQGFVYLCLIYLQGFTSKQMVNPWKTYVKLSVVLMGSHGLTKGSLAFLNYPAQIMFKSTKVLPVMIMGAFIPGLRRKYPLHEYISAVLLVVGLILFTLADAHTSPNFSAIGVFMISGALIMDAFLGNLQEAIFTMNPETTQMEMLFCSTVVGLPFLIPPMLFTGELFKAWTSCSQHPYVYGVLVFEAMATFIGQVSVLSLIAIFGAATTAMITTARKAVTLLLSYLIFTKPLTEQHGSGLLLIAMGITLKMLPESKFSSTMRVLNSSPRDLRAKSSADEELGNLPNSEGENDERKPLV; translated from the exons ATGAAGAACGAGGAGCAGGCTCGTAGTTTGTTCGGAATTTCACTCTCTGACCGACCCAGATGGCAGCAATTCCTTATTTGTTCATCGGGGTTCTTCTTTGGATATCTTGTTAACGGCATCTGTGAG GAATATGTCTATAACAGGCTCCAATTTAG CTATGGTTGGTACTTCACATTTGTTCAAGGGTTTGTGTACCTGTGTCTGATTTACCTCCAAGGCTTCACAAGCAAGCAAATGGTGAATCCATGGAAAACTTATGTGAAGCTCTCGGTTGTACTCATGGGTTCTCATGGCCTAACAAAGGGTTCTTTAGCTTTTCTTAACTACCCTGCACAAATCATGTTCAAATCCACAAAG GTTCTGCCAGTGATGATTATGGGTGCCTTCATTCCGGGTCTGAGAAGGAAGTATCCATTACATGAATACATATCTGCAGTACTTCTTGTAGTTGGTCTGATCCTGTTCACTCTAGCAGATGCACATACATCACCAAATTTCAGTGCCATTGGTGTCTTTATGATATCTGGAGCATTGATCATGGACGCTTTCCTGGGAAATCTTCAGGAAGCAATATTCACTATGAACCCTGAGACCACACAG ATGGAGATGCTCTTTTGCTCAACAGTAGTGGGTTTGCCTTTCTTAATCCCACCCATGCTTTTCACAGGAGAATTATTCAAAGCATGGACTTCATGTTCACAG CATCCCTATGTGTATGGAGTGCTGGTCTTTGAAGCAATGGCCACATTCATAGGTCAAGTATCTGTTCTCTCCCTCATAGCCATCTTTGGTGCTGCCACCACAGCCATG ATAACAACAGCAAGAAAGGCAGTGACATTGTTATTGTCATACTTGATATTCACAAAACCATTGACAGAACAACATGGGAGTGGACTTCTACTCATAGCTATGGGGATCACATTGAAGATGTTGCCTGAGAGCAAATTCagcagcaccatgagggtcttAAATTCTTCTCCAAGGGACCTCAGAGCAAAATCCAGTGCTGATGAAGAGTTGGGGAATCTGCCAAATTCTGAAGGGGAAAATGATGAGAGGAAGCCCTTGGTCTAG